The following are from one region of the Flavobacteriaceae bacterium UJ101 genome:
- a CDS encoding protein RecA (Can catalyze the hydrolysis of ATP in the presence of single-stranded DNA, the ATP-dependent uptake of single-stranded DNA by duplex DNA, and the ATP-dependent hybridization of homologous single-stranded DNAs. It interacts with LexA causing its activation and leading to its autocatalytic cleavage; Belongs to the RecA family.) — MSDNDAKKKALQLVLDKMDKTYGKGTVMKMGDAPVLDVEVIPTGSLGVDLALGVGGYPRGRIIEIFGPESSGKTTLTLHAIAECQKQGGTAAFIDAEHAFDRFYAEKLGVDIENLIISQPDNGEQALEITDNLVRSGAIDLIVIDSVAALTPKSEIEGEMGDSKMGLQARLMSQAMRKLTGSIGKTHCTAIFINQLREKIGVMFGNPETTTGGNALKFYASVRVDIRRSTQIKSSDEVIGNRTKVKIVKNKVAPPFRTAEFDIMYGEGVSKVGEILDLAVDLNIVKKSGSWFSYGDIKLGQGRDSVKELLKDNEELTEELEEKIKAQIKGETTEEVAK; from the coding sequence ATGAGTGATAACGATGCGAAGAAAAAAGCACTTCAGCTAGTTTTAGATAAAATGGATAAAACCTATGGAAAAGGGACTGTAATGAAGATGGGAGATGCTCCGGTTTTAGACGTAGAAGTAATTCCAACAGGATCTTTAGGAGTTGATTTAGCGTTAGGAGTAGGAGGCTATCCAAGAGGTCGAATTATTGAAATATTTGGACCAGAATCTTCAGGTAAAACAACTTTAACGTTACATGCCATTGCAGAATGTCAAAAACAAGGAGGTACAGCAGCTTTTATTGATGCTGAACATGCTTTTGATCGCTTTTATGCAGAAAAATTAGGGGTAGATATTGAAAACTTAATTATTTCACAGCCCGATAATGGAGAACAAGCATTAGAAATTACAGATAATTTGGTACGTTCAGGTGCTATTGACCTTATTGTAATCGATTCAGTTGCCGCTTTAACACCAAAAAGTGAAATTGAAGGTGAAATGGGAGATTCTAAAATGGGACTTCAAGCACGTTTAATGTCACAAGCTATGCGTAAATTAACAGGTAGTATTGGAAAAACACATTGTACAGCTATTTTTATTAATCAATTACGTGAAAAAATAGGGGTAATGTTTGGAAATCCTGAAACTACTACAGGAGGAAATGCTTTGAAATTTTACGCCTCAGTTCGTGTAGATATCCGTAGGAGTACGCAAATTAAATCAAGTGATGAGGTAATTGGAAACCGTACAAAGGTGAAAATTGTAAAAAATAAAGTAGCACCACCATTTAGAACAGCAGAATTTGATATTATGTATGGTGAAGGAGTTTCTAAAGTAGGTGAGATTTTAGATTTAGCAGTAGATTTAAATATTGTGAAAAAAAGTGGTTCTTGGTTTAGTTATGGTGATATTAAATTAGGGCAAGGACGTGATTCTGTGAAGGAATTATTAAAAGATAATGAAGAATTAACAGAAGAATTAGAAGAAAAAATCAAAGCACAAATTAAAGGTGAAACTACAGAAGAAGTAGCTAAGTAG
- a CDS encoding thrombospondin-2 (Adhesive glycoprotein that mediates cell-to-cell and cell-to-matrix interactions; Belongs to the thrombospondin family; Contains 2 EGF-like domains; Contains 1 laminin G-like domain; Contains 1 TSP C-terminal (TSPC) domain; Contains 3 TSP type-1 domains; Contains 8 TSP type-3 repeats; Contains 1 VWFC domain.) — translation MKKRNFTKLGLICSVFLIVLSNTILGQIHTKDLEKESFNMGQIGVNSSSKSPVITETERACSNMKFTYSYQRGPKGWGGYYAAKDVGMYLMRSGDVHLEFDFPVYGLEIEFSHLNDRRNDKFTNFSSKPDHIDLHETHTWDGSTLSGYDHSSRATSVLKWDGPIESLNWEQSKDTPSYGTVGVKRISYNCCNDQDGDGICDTDENDCNISVSVTNTATLKNSNRSFSNYIPSMPNGKSFVFDTNNEYVIYEFNQKVKDVVFAFNNIDIRRFYFTDENDNPIQIENLASNSQTKIGSNTIEDLNKVWNGWDTTFKSNQTGKSANGIVILKGEYSKIKIRGESVLGSQTQDEGVHFSIKYDDSCGIDTDGDGINDEDDLDDDNDGILDEDECSNNIVTEEFDGTFGASNKSVCRSLQTAVSGVGYRFNCTSDEGVYAVINGRNDSHHPHFNDMVGHTTGTLDDNFLAVNGNTNVGIFYQKELNLKTDTDYNFSTWVANVAPNGNRYPAEVGIRIKDNNGNTVANYTTGRITDSKTWKETSGIFNTGSKTKYKIEIYNITRAAAGNDFAIDDISISEVDSQGCVDTDGDGIIDSLDTDSDGDGCPDAIEGSGSFSSNNLDSDQSLSGPVDENGVPIVADGGQGIGTSKDASQNNCESSCTDTDGDGICDSVDECPEEVGTIDNNGCPDECDQSADFTAYNDQSPQTIPIGGGESIDFSFDTDNRGSITTETIDGTDVIQFNIDSSNPKKVTYKFSKLVKNFRTCIYDIDKSKLGVERIQLIAKKGNVEYTISPSEVSLGSAIKDLGNQTYRGEKATSKFEINNEQAVCVNIVGPIDEFTILCSETYDTDRNFGFSNPVFSLEDCNSSCDSDSDGDGICDDEDNCPTTANADQLDSDGDGIGDVCDECPEVAGTSENKGCLACEDSDGDGVCDDVDSCPDEPGVAENYGCPACYDALDLEAYNGESPQTIDLINGESLVFEFNEDGNDGSVIPEVVNGVEVVKYNINSSSEKDVSYKFSSPVQNFRTCIYDIDYSSDSRLEKIRFIAKNGGKVYNLSPSEVQLGSSIENLGNNTYTGKEITSGFDTNDRQKVCVNVKGPIDEFTIANSETYAGRRNFGFANPVFSFESCDTSSSRVKTGEVNEGTVEKTALFVYPNPTDGKIKTKSDKLVKYWKVVDLSGNVVLKSESLKNTKNYEVDLHQLRSDVYIYQVVFKDGTSQTKRIVKK, via the coding sequence ATGAAGAAAAGAAATTTTACAAAACTAGGGTTGATTTGTAGTGTATTCTTGATAGTATTGTCGAATACTATTTTAGGACAAATTCATACAAAAGATTTAGAAAAAGAATCATTCAACATGGGACAAATAGGAGTGAATTCATCTTCAAAAAGTCCAGTAATAACAGAAACAGAAAGAGCATGTTCGAATATGAAGTTTACATATTCTTATCAAAGAGGGCCAAAAGGATGGGGTGGATATTATGCAGCAAAAGATGTAGGAATGTATTTGATGCGTTCAGGTGATGTACATTTAGAATTTGATTTTCCTGTATATGGATTGGAAATAGAATTTTCACATCTTAACGATAGAAGAAATGATAAGTTTACCAATTTTAGTAGTAAGCCTGATCATATCGATTTACATGAAACTCATACATGGGATGGAAGTACCTTATCGGGATATGATCATAGTAGTCGTGCAACTAGTGTTTTAAAATGGGATGGTCCAATTGAATCTTTAAATTGGGAACAATCAAAAGATACACCAAGTTATGGGACTGTAGGAGTGAAAAGAATAAGTTATAATTGTTGTAATGATCAAGATGGAGATGGAATATGTGATACTGATGAAAATGATTGTAATATTAGTGTGTCGGTCACAAATACAGCGACACTTAAAAATTCAAATAGAAGCTTTAGTAATTATATACCTTCTATGCCTAATGGAAAGAGTTTTGTGTTTGATACTAATAATGAATATGTAATATATGAATTTAATCAAAAAGTAAAAGATGTTGTTTTTGCTTTTAATAATATTGATATAAGACGATTTTATTTTACAGATGAGAATGATAATCCGATTCAAATTGAAAATTTAGCTTCCAATAGTCAAACAAAAATAGGGTCAAATACTATTGAAGATCTAAATAAAGTATGGAATGGCTGGGATACAACGTTTAAAAGTAATCAAACAGGGAAGTCTGCAAATGGGATTGTTATCTTAAAAGGAGAATATTCTAAAATTAAAATAAGAGGAGAATCTGTTTTAGGAAGTCAGACACAAGATGAAGGAGTACATTTTTCAATAAAATACGATGACTCTTGTGGTATTGATACCGATGGGGATGGAATTAATGATGAAGATGATTTAGATGACGATAATGATGGGATATTAGATGAAGATGAATGTTCAAATAATATAGTGACGGAAGAATTTGACGGTACTTTTGGGGCAAGTAATAAAAGTGTTTGTAGATCTCTACAAACAGCCGTTTCTGGTGTAGGATACCGTTTTAATTGTACTTCTGATGAAGGAGTTTATGCGGTGATTAATGGTAGGAATGACTCACATCATCCACATTTCAATGATATGGTAGGGCATACTACAGGCACACTTGATGATAATTTTTTGGCAGTAAATGGAAATACTAATGTTGGAATTTTTTATCAAAAAGAATTAAATTTAAAAACCGATACAGATTATAATTTTTCAACATGGGTAGCCAATGTGGCTCCTAATGGAAATCGATATCCAGCCGAAGTAGGTATTAGAATAAAAGATAATAATGGAAATACAGTAGCTAATTATACAACCGGTAGAATTACAGATTCAAAAACATGGAAAGAAACCTCAGGAATATTTAATACGGGTAGTAAAACAAAATATAAAATTGAAATATATAATATTACAAGAGCTGCTGCAGGAAATGATTTTGCAATCGATGATATTTCAATATCGGAAGTTGATTCACAAGGTTGTGTTGATACAGATGGAGATGGAATTATAGATAGTTTAGATACAGATAGTGATGGAGATGGTTGTCCTGATGCAATTGAAGGAAGTGGTTCTTTTTCTTCTAATAACCTTGATTCAGACCAATCTTTGTCAGGACCAGTTGATGAAAATGGAGTCCCAATTGTTGCTGATGGAGGACAAGGAATAGGAACAAGTAAAGATGCTTCTCAGAATAATTGTGAGTCATCATGTACTGATACGGATGGTGACGGTATTTGTGATAGTGTAGATGAATGTCCAGAAGAAGTAGGAACGATTGATAATAACGGATGTCCTGATGAATGTGATCAATCAGCTGATTTTACAGCTTATAATGATCAATCCCCTCAAACAATTCCAATTGGAGGTGGAGAAAGTATTGACTTTTCATTTGATACGGATAACCGAGGATCTATTACAACAGAAACTATTGATGGAACGGATGTAATTCAATTTAATATTGATTCATCAAATCCTAAAAAAGTAACCTATAAGTTTTCGAAGCTAGTTAAGAACTTTAGAACTTGTATTTATGATATAGATAAATCGAAATTAGGAGTAGAAAGAATTCAACTTATAGCAAAAAAAGGAAATGTTGAATATACGATTAGTCCTTCAGAAGTTAGTTTAGGGAGTGCAATTAAAGATTTAGGAAATCAAACTTATAGAGGTGAAAAAGCTACTTCGAAATTTGAAATAAATAATGAACAAGCAGTATGTGTTAATATAGTAGGCCCTATAGATGAATTTACAATTTTATGTAGTGAAACATATGATACTGATCGTAATTTTGGATTCTCAAATCCAGTATTTTCATTAGAAGATTGTAATTCAAGTTGTGATTCAGATAGTGATGGAGATGGTATTTGTGATGATGAAGATAATTGTCCAACTACAGCTAATGCAGATCAATTAGATAGCGATGGGGATGGAATAGGAGATGTTTGTGATGAATGCCCTGAAGTAGCAGGTACATCAGAAAATAAGGGTTGTCTAGCATGTGAAGATAGTGATGGAGATGGTGTTTGTGATGATGTAGATAGTTGCCCTGATGAGCCAGGAGTAGCAGAAAATTATGGCTGTCCAGCATGTTATGATGCATTAGATTTAGAAGCTTATAATGGAGAATCTCCTCAAACGATTGATTTAATAAATGGGGAATCATTAGTTTTTGAATTTAATGAAGATGGAAATGATGGTAGCGTAATTCCAGAAGTAGTTAATGGAGTTGAAGTAGTCAAATATAATATTAACTCTTCATCCGAAAAAGATGTTTCATACAAATTCTCCAGTCCGGTACAAAATTTCAGAACCTGTATTTATGATATAGACTATTCTTCTGATAGTAGATTAGAAAAGATTCGATTTATAGCGAAGAATGGGGGTAAAGTATATAATCTTTCACCATCAGAAGTGCAATTAGGTAGCTCTATTGAAAATTTAGGGAACAATACATATACAGGAAAAGAAATTACTAGTGGTTTTGATACGAATGATCGACAAAAAGTTTGTGTAAATGTTAAAGGCCCAATAGATGAGTTTACCATAGCTAATAGTGAGACGTATGCAGGACGAAGAAACTTTGGGTTTGCTAACCCGGTATTTTCATTTGAGAGTTGTGATACAAGTTCAAGTAGAGTTAAAACAGGTGAAGTTAATGAAGGAACTGTTGAGAAGACAGCGTTATTTGTATATCCAAATCCAACAGATGGAAAAATCAAAACAAAGTCAGATAAGCTTGTAAAATATTGGAAAGTAGTTGATTTGTCAGGGAACGTAGTACTAAAGAGTGAGTCTTTAAAGAATACAAAGAATTATGAAGTTGATTTACATCAATTGCGAAGTGATGTATATATTTATCAGGTTGTATTTAA
- the OGT gene encoding protein O-GlcNAc transferase (Belongs to the TMTC family; Contains 10 TPR repeats.; KEGG: egr:104428688 protein O-GlcNAc transferase), with the protein MKFNSFLYYLLLLLVFISCQKEKKEQPIYINQNTHAEFVGNTSCAGCHEKEFNDWKGSHHDKAMMIANDSTVLGNFNDVVLKRKGQIHKLYKKEDGFYVVTDSENGKMKEYKIKYTFGFTPIQQYLVDFGKGRLQVIALTWDDLKKEWFYMADEVYKNQSITHENWLHWTNQAQNWNGMCAECHSTNLKKNYDVKTDTYKTTWSEINVSCEACHGPASEHLKWTKSQGEKWKNYGFQKDSNPLDNKPFVENCARCHSRRSTFEDYHYQWQDSFDHMIPSTVGTPFYHSDGQIKEEDYVYGSFLQSKMYQQGVRCSDCHNVHNTKLKFEGNQLCAQCHVPQKYNTEKHHHHSPNSEGAQCVNCHMPGQYFMGRDFRRDHNFRIPRPDVSKKVNSPNACNQCHKDKTVDWAIQKTEKWYGKPKTDHHGLTFYEADLKVDSSYQKLKKIIDDKNKSLIVRRTGIELLARNFPQKNEELIPYLTEKESALRYQGLANLRMTESIAKKVVPLLKDSIKAIRIQAAFALAANQNWIPDEYKESFDKALKEYIAAQEYNYDFPTAKLSLGNLYYNLKDYGKAEKYFKETIEQDPDLYQAQLNLAYLYNNTNKKEEAVRMFKKYLENNPEDGNTTYSLGLLLAETGDYEEATLYLEKAKENLIDNNRIILNLAKIYAYLKKEQKAEKYFKILVKNNPNELEYYIALFEFYIQTNKTNKAKVIAQSIITKFPNFQERKALENFINQS; encoded by the coding sequence GTGAAATTTAACTCCTTTTTATATTACTTATTACTGTTGTTAGTTTTTATTTCTTGTCAAAAAGAAAAAAAAGAACAGCCTATTTATATCAATCAAAATACACATGCAGAGTTTGTAGGGAATACCTCATGTGCTGGATGTCATGAAAAAGAATTTAACGATTGGAAAGGCTCCCATCATGATAAAGCGATGATGATAGCTAATGATTCAACCGTTTTAGGGAATTTTAATGATGTTGTATTAAAAAGAAAAGGACAAATACATAAATTGTATAAAAAAGAGGATGGATTTTATGTCGTAACGGATAGCGAAAATGGGAAAATGAAGGAGTATAAAATTAAATATACATTTGGTTTTACTCCCATTCAACAATATTTAGTTGATTTTGGAAAAGGACGTTTACAAGTGATTGCTTTAACGTGGGATGATCTTAAAAAAGAATGGTTTTATATGGCTGATGAGGTCTATAAAAATCAGAGTATTACCCATGAAAATTGGTTACATTGGACAAACCAAGCTCAAAATTGGAATGGAATGTGTGCAGAATGCCATTCTACCAATTTAAAAAAGAATTATGATGTAAAAACAGATACTTACAAAACAACTTGGAGTGAGATTAACGTTAGTTGTGAAGCATGTCATGGGCCTGCTTCAGAACATTTGAAATGGACAAAATCTCAAGGTGAAAAATGGAAAAACTACGGTTTTCAAAAAGATTCAAATCCTTTAGATAATAAACCTTTTGTTGAAAATTGTGCCCGTTGCCATTCTCGAAGAAGTACTTTTGAAGATTATCATTACCAATGGCAAGACTCTTTTGATCATATGATTCCATCAACTGTAGGAACTCCTTTTTATCATTCTGATGGACAAATTAAAGAAGAAGATTATGTATATGGGTCATTTTTACAAAGCAAAATGTACCAACAAGGTGTTAGATGTAGTGATTGTCATAATGTACATAATACAAAGTTAAAATTTGAAGGAAATCAGTTGTGTGCTCAGTGTCATGTCCCACAAAAGTATAATACAGAAAAACATCATCATCATTCACCTAATTCAGAGGGAGCACAATGTGTGAATTGCCATATGCCAGGTCAATATTTTATGGGTAGAGATTTTCGACGTGACCATAACTTTAGAATTCCACGTCCTGATGTTTCTAAAAAAGTAAATTCACCAAATGCTTGCAATCAATGCCATAAAGATAAAACAGTAGATTGGGCTATTCAAAAAACAGAAAAATGGTATGGAAAACCTAAAACAGATCATCACGGTTTAACTTTTTATGAAGCTGATTTAAAAGTTGATAGTTCGTATCAAAAATTAAAAAAGATTATTGATGATAAGAATAAATCTTTAATTGTTAGAAGAACAGGAATTGAATTGTTGGCTAGAAATTTTCCTCAAAAAAATGAAGAATTAATACCGTATTTAACGGAGAAAGAATCTGCATTACGTTATCAGGGATTAGCAAATTTAAGAATGACAGAAAGTATTGCTAAAAAAGTAGTACCATTATTAAAAGACTCAATAAAAGCAATTCGAATTCAGGCTGCTTTTGCACTAGCAGCTAATCAAAATTGGATTCCTGATGAGTATAAAGAATCTTTTGATAAAGCTTTAAAAGAATATATAGCTGCTCAAGAATATAATTATGATTTTCCTACAGCAAAATTGAGTTTAGGAAATTTGTATTATAATTTAAAGGATTATGGAAAAGCAGAAAAATATTTTAAAGAGACGATAGAACAAGATCCAGATTTATATCAGGCACAATTAAATTTAGCCTATTTGTATAACAATACGAATAAAAAAGAGGAAGCCGTTAGAATGTTTAAAAAATATTTAGAAAATAATCCTGAAGATGGTAATACAACGTATAGTTTAGGACTTTTGTTAGCTGAAACAGGTGATTATGAGGAAGCTACATTGTATTTGGAAAAGGCAAAAGAAAATTTGATTGATAATAATCGTATCATACTTAATTTAGCAAAAATATATGCCTATTTAAAGAAGGAACAAAAGGCAGAAAAATATTTTAAGATTTTAGTTAAAAATAATCCAAATGAATTAGAGTATTATATTGCATTGTTTGAATTTTATATCCAAACTAATAAAACCAATAAAGCTAAAGTTATCGCTCAAAGTATTATAACAAAATTTCCAAATTTTCAAGAAAGAAAAGCATTAGAAAATTTTATTAACCAATCGTAA
- a CDS encoding cerebroside-sulfatase (Belongs to the sulfatase family.; KEGG: rba:RB12432 arylsulfatase A): MKKVGLFLAILLDVLVFGQNNERPNILVIMVDDVAPNAISAYSHGLQYPTPNIDRIAKEGVLFTDHYSQPSCTAGRAAFITGQLPVRTGLTTVGQPGNPLGLKKEDPTLATLLKSKGYMTGQFGKNHLGDLDEHLPTVHGFDEFYGNLYHLNVSEEPEQTDYPSDNTNFVKQFGPRGVIESYADGKGGQRVKDTGPLTRERMKIFDDELVKRSKDFMKRANDVDKPFFIWHVTSRMHVYTHLKEESKNLATKISSDMDLFGHGFIEHDGHVGELLDYMDELGITDNTIVIYTTDNGPEQSTFPHAGVTMFRGEKMTTYEGGVRAPFLVRWPNHIPAGSIRNGISSHEDVLPTLMAAVGDTEISEKLKKGTNISGHSYKVLIDGVNNLDYWTSKSDQSARNHFFYYYETGLTAIRVGPWKMHFATKERYFDDMVKHTMPQLFNLRKDPFEKYDDINGFHLIMEKSWVMQPAIALLNRHLASFKDFPPRQESASLDINEAIKKAQSGSGRN, translated from the coding sequence ATGAAAAAAGTAGGATTATTTTTAGCAATTCTTTTAGATGTGTTGGTTTTTGGTCAAAATAATGAAAGACCTAATATTCTAGTTATCATGGTAGATGATGTGGCACCCAATGCTATTAGTGCTTATTCTCATGGATTACAATATCCAACACCCAATATTGACCGAATAGCAAAAGAAGGTGTGCTGTTTACTGATCATTACTCACAACCTAGTTGTACAGCTGGTAGAGCTGCTTTTATTACAGGTCAATTACCGGTAAGAACAGGTCTAACAACAGTAGGACAACCGGGAAATCCCTTAGGATTGAAAAAAGAAGATCCTACATTAGCCACTTTATTGAAAAGTAAAGGATATATGACAGGTCAATTTGGAAAGAATCATTTAGGAGATTTAGATGAGCATTTGCCTACAGTTCATGGCTTTGATGAATTTTATGGAAATTTATATCATTTAAATGTTTCAGAAGAGCCAGAACAAACAGATTACCCTTCTGATAATACAAATTTTGTAAAACAATTTGGGCCTAGAGGTGTTATAGAATCGTATGCTGATGGAAAGGGAGGGCAAAGAGTAAAAGATACAGGTCCTTTAACGAGAGAAAGAATGAAAATATTTGATGACGAATTAGTAAAAAGATCTAAAGATTTTATGAAAAGGGCCAATGATGTTGACAAACCTTTCTTTATATGGCATGTTACGAGTAGAATGCATGTGTATACGCATTTAAAAGAAGAATCTAAAAATTTAGCTACAAAAATAAGTAGTGATATGGACTTATTTGGTCATGGGTTTATTGAGCATGATGGGCATGTTGGTGAACTTTTAGATTACATGGATGAATTAGGTATTACAGATAATACAATTGTAATATACACTACAGATAATGGTCCGGAACAGAGTACATTTCCCCATGCAGGAGTTACCATGTTCAGAGGTGAAAAAATGACAACATATGAAGGTGGAGTTCGAGCTCCTTTTTTGGTAAGATGGCCTAATCATATTCCTGCAGGCTCAATAAGAAATGGAATTTCTTCTCATGAAGATGTTTTACCAACCTTAATGGCTGCTGTAGGAGATACTGAAATAAGTGAAAAACTCAAAAAAGGAACTAATATTAGCGGTCATTCATACAAAGTTTTGATTGATGGAGTAAACAATTTGGATTATTGGACAAGTAAAAGTGATCAATCAGCTAGAAATCATTTTTTTTATTACTATGAAACAGGGTTAACTGCGATACGTGTTGGGCCTTGGAAAATGCATTTTGCAACAAAAGAACGTTATTTCGATGATATGGTTAAACATACCATGCCTCAATTATTTAACTTACGAAAAGATCCCTTTGAAAAATATGATGATATAAATGGATTCCATTTAATAATGGAAAAATCATGGGTGATGCAGCCTGCCATTGCATTGCTCAACAGGCATTTAGCTTCTTTTAAAGATTTTCCACCTCGTCAAGAATCTGCTTCTTTAGATATTAATGAAGCTATAAAAAAAGCACAATCAGGTAGTGGAAGGAATTAA
- a CDS encoding peroxiredoxin (Reduces hydrogen peroxide with reducing equivalents provided through the thioredoxin system. Could be involved in the photosystem II protection against hydrogen peroxide; Belongs to the AhpC/TSA family. PrxQ subfamily; Contains 1 thioredoxin domain.; KEGG: psy:PCNPT3_08800 peroxiredoxin Q/BCP) has product MLQKGDHAPDFSGVTQDNKPITSKDYEGKKYVVFFYPKASTPGCTAEACNLRDHHEVLKAQGYNIIGVSADPVAKQKKWAEKYNLPFPLIADEEKTVINAFGVWGPKKFMGREYDGIHRTTFIVNEEGVINEVITKVKTKDHTAQILK; this is encoded by the coding sequence ATGTTACAAAAAGGAGACCATGCTCCTGATTTTTCAGGAGTAACACAAGATAATAAACCCATTACATCAAAAGATTATGAAGGGAAAAAATATGTTGTGTTTTTTTACCCTAAGGCTAGTACCCCAGGATGTACAGCAGAAGCATGTAATTTAAGAGATCATCATGAAGTATTGAAAGCGCAAGGATATAATATTATTGGAGTGAGTGCCGATCCTGTTGCAAAACAAAAAAAATGGGCAGAAAAATATAACTTGCCTTTTCCATTAATTGCTGATGAAGAAAAAACAGTTATTAATGCTTTTGGAGTGTGGGGACCTAAGAAATTTATGGGAAGAGAATATGATGGAATTCACCGAACTACTTTTATTGTTAATGAAGAAGGTGTTATAAATGAAGTTATTACAAAAGTGAAGACCAAAGATCATACAGCACAGATTTTAAAATAA